The Chrysemys picta bellii isolate R12L10 chromosome 12, ASM1138683v2, whole genome shotgun sequence genome has a segment encoding these proteins:
- the TOM1L1 gene encoding TOM1-like protein 1 isoform X5 — protein sequence MCVKNCGPSFQSLVVKKDFCKDKLVKLLHPRYNLPADTQDTILAFIRTWAYGFQGTVDVSEVKEVYLELLKKGVQFPSSDANPGTHKQRASSWPSEKPPPPSAVSVKSTPVPRPSAPTITLTSEQIGKLYSELDMAKMNTKVMSAILTENVPGSENLDDMELLQKLYKICRVMQERIVELLVTVENEDVIAELIQANEDLNNVLLGHESVFSSEDQSILQRWVTLIHPPEIPVRFSRNRVRFLENQRIQCEQAEIYSKQPSAPSCDLLDVNSSSSIPVSALGGTGPETPQFSELNCRSTSAADPSIHHPLLYPQLDLLALANAQQPSFATGAQSTSQSIPEGHIYNNLATLLNPVPLQTVNLHTVNASSLNETTPGASPADVSKSSSQTPHYYEIMEFDPLAPSYSTEAIYEEIDDYISKSEVKKHTDC from the exons ATGTGCGTGAAAAACTGTGGCCCCAGCTTCCAGTCTTTAGTTGTGAAGAAAGACTTCTGCAAGGACAAGCTGGTGAAATTGCTGCATCCAAGATACAATCTGCCAGCTGATACACAGGACACAATCTTGGCCTTTATCAGG ACCTGGGCCTACGGGTTCCAAGGAACCGTGGATGTGAGTGAAGTGAAGGAAGTGTACCTGGAACTGCTAAAGAAAGGAGTGCAGTTTCCATCCTCTGATGCCAACCCAGGGACACACAAG CAGCGAGCTTCGTCTTGGCCCTCTGAAAAGCCACCGCCTCCTTCTGCTGTCTCTGTGAAAAGTACTCCAGTGCCTCGTCCTTCAGCTCCAACAATAACATTGACTTCTGAACAG ATTGGGAAGCTGTACAGCGAATTGGATATGGCGAAAATGAATACGAAAGTCATGTCAGCGATATTAACGGAAAATGTTCCTGGCTCTGAGAATCTTGACGATATGGAGCTCTTACAG aaACTGTACAAGATATGTCGGGTGATGCAGGAAAGGATCGTGGAACTGCTGGTGACAGTGGAGAATGAAGATGTGATAGCTGAATTAATACAAGCGAATGAAGATTTGAATAACGTCCTCCTGGGCCATGAAAG TGTTTTTTCATCAGAGGACCAAAGCATTCTGCAGAGATGGGTGACGTTAATTCATCCACCTGAAATACCTGTGAG GTTTTCTCGGAACAGAGTGCGTTTTTTGGAGAATCAGCGAATCCAGTGTGAGCAAGCAGAG ATCTATAGCAAACAACCATCTGCTCCATCATGTGATCTACTTGACGTCAATTCAAGTTCTTCAATTCCTGTGTCAGCATTGGGGGGAACTGGCCCTGAGACTCCTCAGTTTTCAGAATTAA ATTGCAGATCTACCAGTGCTGCAGATCCAAGCATCCACCATCCTTTGCTCTACCCTCAGCTAGATTTATTAGCTCTAGCAAACGCTCAACAGCCCTC GTTTGCAACTGGAGCACAAAGCACAAGCCAAAGCATCCCTGAAGGTCATATCTATAACAAC CTTGCCACGCTTTTAAACCCAGTGCCTTTGCAGACTGTAAACCTCCACACTGTTAATGCCTCATCACTGAATGAGACAACACCAGGTGCATCACCAGCAG ACGTATCAAAGAGCAGTTCACAGACACCTCATTATTATGAGATAATGGAATTTGATCCTTTAGCGCCAAGCTACAGCACAGA
- the TOM1L1 gene encoding TOM1-like protein 1 isoform X6 → MCVKNCGPSFQSLVVKKDFCKDKLVKLLHPRYNLPADTQDTILAFIRTWAYGFQGTVDVSEVKEVYLELLKKGVQFPSSDANPGTHKRASSWPSEKPPPPSAVSVKSTPVPRPSAPTITLTSEQIGKLYSELDMAKMNTKVMSAILTENVPGSENLDDMELLQKLYKICRVMQERIVELLVTVENEDVIAELIQANEDLNNVLLGHESVFSSEDQSILQRWVTLIHPPEIPVRFSRNRVRFLENQRIQCEQAEIYSKQPSAPSCDLLDVNSSSSIPVSALGGTGPETPQFSELNCRSTSAADPSIHHPLLYPQLDLLALANAQQPSFATGAQSTSQSIPEGHIYNNLATLLNPVPLQTVNLHTVNASSLNETTPGASPADVSKSSSQTPHYYEIMEFDPLAPSYSTEAIYEEIDDYISKSEVKKHTDC, encoded by the exons ATGTGCGTGAAAAACTGTGGCCCCAGCTTCCAGTCTTTAGTTGTGAAGAAAGACTTCTGCAAGGACAAGCTGGTGAAATTGCTGCATCCAAGATACAATCTGCCAGCTGATACACAGGACACAATCTTGGCCTTTATCAGG ACCTGGGCCTACGGGTTCCAAGGAACCGTGGATGTGAGTGAAGTGAAGGAAGTGTACCTGGAACTGCTAAAGAAAGGAGTGCAGTTTCCATCCTCTGATGCCAACCCAGGGACACACAAG CGAGCTTCGTCTTGGCCCTCTGAAAAGCCACCGCCTCCTTCTGCTGTCTCTGTGAAAAGTACTCCAGTGCCTCGTCCTTCAGCTCCAACAATAACATTGACTTCTGAACAG ATTGGGAAGCTGTACAGCGAATTGGATATGGCGAAAATGAATACGAAAGTCATGTCAGCGATATTAACGGAAAATGTTCCTGGCTCTGAGAATCTTGACGATATGGAGCTCTTACAG aaACTGTACAAGATATGTCGGGTGATGCAGGAAAGGATCGTGGAACTGCTGGTGACAGTGGAGAATGAAGATGTGATAGCTGAATTAATACAAGCGAATGAAGATTTGAATAACGTCCTCCTGGGCCATGAAAG TGTTTTTTCATCAGAGGACCAAAGCATTCTGCAGAGATGGGTGACGTTAATTCATCCACCTGAAATACCTGTGAG GTTTTCTCGGAACAGAGTGCGTTTTTTGGAGAATCAGCGAATCCAGTGTGAGCAAGCAGAG ATCTATAGCAAACAACCATCTGCTCCATCATGTGATCTACTTGACGTCAATTCAAGTTCTTCAATTCCTGTGTCAGCATTGGGGGGAACTGGCCCTGAGACTCCTCAGTTTTCAGAATTAA ATTGCAGATCTACCAGTGCTGCAGATCCAAGCATCCACCATCCTTTGCTCTACCCTCAGCTAGATTTATTAGCTCTAGCAAACGCTCAACAGCCCTC GTTTGCAACTGGAGCACAAAGCACAAGCCAAAGCATCCCTGAAGGTCATATCTATAACAAC CTTGCCACGCTTTTAAACCCAGTGCCTTTGCAGACTGTAAACCTCCACACTGTTAATGCCTCATCACTGAATGAGACAACACCAGGTGCATCACCAGCAG ACGTATCAAAGAGCAGTTCACAGACACCTCATTATTATGAGATAATGGAATTTGATCCTTTAGCGCCAAGCTACAGCACAGA
- the TOM1L1 gene encoding TOM1-like protein 1 isoform X7: MCVKNCGPSFQSLVVKKDFCKDKLVKLLHPRYNLPADTQDTILAFIRTWAYGFQGTVDVSEVKEVYLELLKKGVQFPSSDANPGTHKQRASSWPSEKPPPPSAVSVKSTPVPRPSAPTITLTSEQIGKLYSELDMAKMNTKVMSAILTENVPGSENLDDMELLQKLYKICRVMQERIVELLVTVENEDVIAELIQANEDLNNVLLGHERFSRNRVRFLENQRIQCEQAEIYSKQPSAPSCDLLDVNSSSSIPVSALGGTGPETPQFSELNCRSTSAADPSIHHPLLYPQLDLLALANAQQPSFATGAQSTSQSIPEGHIYNNLATLLNPVPLQTVNLHTVNASSLNETTPGASPADVSKSSSQTPHYYEIMEFDPLAPSYSTEAIYEEIDDYISKSEVKKHTDC; the protein is encoded by the exons ATGTGCGTGAAAAACTGTGGCCCCAGCTTCCAGTCTTTAGTTGTGAAGAAAGACTTCTGCAAGGACAAGCTGGTGAAATTGCTGCATCCAAGATACAATCTGCCAGCTGATACACAGGACACAATCTTGGCCTTTATCAGG ACCTGGGCCTACGGGTTCCAAGGAACCGTGGATGTGAGTGAAGTGAAGGAAGTGTACCTGGAACTGCTAAAGAAAGGAGTGCAGTTTCCATCCTCTGATGCCAACCCAGGGACACACAAG CAGCGAGCTTCGTCTTGGCCCTCTGAAAAGCCACCGCCTCCTTCTGCTGTCTCTGTGAAAAGTACTCCAGTGCCTCGTCCTTCAGCTCCAACAATAACATTGACTTCTGAACAG ATTGGGAAGCTGTACAGCGAATTGGATATGGCGAAAATGAATACGAAAGTCATGTCAGCGATATTAACGGAAAATGTTCCTGGCTCTGAGAATCTTGACGATATGGAGCTCTTACAG aaACTGTACAAGATATGTCGGGTGATGCAGGAAAGGATCGTGGAACTGCTGGTGACAGTGGAGAATGAAGATGTGATAGCTGAATTAATACAAGCGAATGAAGATTTGAATAACGTCCTCCTGGGCCATGAAAG GTTTTCTCGGAACAGAGTGCGTTTTTTGGAGAATCAGCGAATCCAGTGTGAGCAAGCAGAG ATCTATAGCAAACAACCATCTGCTCCATCATGTGATCTACTTGACGTCAATTCAAGTTCTTCAATTCCTGTGTCAGCATTGGGGGGAACTGGCCCTGAGACTCCTCAGTTTTCAGAATTAA ATTGCAGATCTACCAGTGCTGCAGATCCAAGCATCCACCATCCTTTGCTCTACCCTCAGCTAGATTTATTAGCTCTAGCAAACGCTCAACAGCCCTC GTTTGCAACTGGAGCACAAAGCACAAGCCAAAGCATCCCTGAAGGTCATATCTATAACAAC CTTGCCACGCTTTTAAACCCAGTGCCTTTGCAGACTGTAAACCTCCACACTGTTAATGCCTCATCACTGAATGAGACAACACCAGGTGCATCACCAGCAG ACGTATCAAAGAGCAGTTCACAGACACCTCATTATTATGAGATAATGGAATTTGATCCTTTAGCGCCAAGCTACAGCACAGA